In Pongo abelii isolate AG06213 chromosome 5, NHGRI_mPonAbe1-v2.0_pri, whole genome shotgun sequence, a single genomic region encodes these proteins:
- the POM121L2 gene encoding POM121-like protein 2, with amino-acid sequence MGSFLSKLGLSPSSPAHVRTDLPERPTKRRPTQPLHQVHRVQFVHRAHPAPRYRPVSRRPNLDPANPTTWLANEAWRRFPMKKSQNSPLGPLPSDWWESYLKRTIWSLRHPRPIWSPVTIKITPPDQRVPPSTSPEDVIALAGLPPSEELSDPCSKETVFRALRECKKGKGRLEEPLFPESLDSKRRSPETRPSAFKPLMKSGTLTSFVPRPGPLKRSLHSWGSDHSLTKRPSCSSMSSLASIYRGGTLSSKRNAISSSYSSSRNFSDPWKRSVPSVSFETPEWPIKKEKSCHRPYSPVPLVSDFESLGASESSGQQNQKIPQLPSSPENMVSEIPPPQLGYAVSDEDLTLGKKAELQRSNNAREDTTEVTTDPVPETWLAIKPSLSLTLPSSGTDLTQGANPQLENLRKMQESLGPLASLQSTGEATSVAHSPLKTPSLLTPPGCSQSELFPGTSPDSKPTATFILLTPTSPTSPVTDTTWQPSTSQADRFPMPPDPSAPPTIQSTLLGMVSSPTSHLSASAPPDATSAHLMLKPILGPLNNSEIGSSSCSRISVTAAASSISSFSTTQGTLTPTFKPIFGSIDPLKTMPMIAPFSSKQTPPPFTHASIHHFHGLVKATSAVMSTTLASTSKDSVFKPPLDFGVVNVTSAVGNTYSVPSTCDTFLLGTAQAFRGNFTPATGFIFPPHHHPTIPTVHTVTIFTQVLSSAVQISPRSSTANFRGMGSPLPASALVSTNWPASTPSISNLTPAITSPLGSSSRPPFPLSQGANPQPAFGATNGQKQGPSQPALMPSVSSSFLFGSSALALPTPVPTPAQPAFVSTTQSALGCLTPSASTTQTPAITWSGIGSIPAGFPISQASTTGFRIVIQTHQSGAFGSVFGSRAPQPFAFGGFVTPMDCDESGIRMTGSDMSSTSGAFSIGALPSGTTSTMIPFGKGWSQNTEGLPSHSTAFALGRASISARKTMAPIAQSTPVPGQAKADSSVGFRMPFPPAQGSVGRGSFRSSASSFSIGTKSKTSKNWKQGHSRRHHAYKK; translated from the coding sequence ATGGGCAGTTTCCTGAGCAAACTGGGACTTTCGCCCTCGTCCCCAGCCCATGTGCGCACCGACTTGCCCGAAAGGCCCACGAAACGCCGGCCAACTCAGCCCCTTCACCAAGTTCATCGGGTTCAGTTCGTCCACCGCGCCCACCCTGCCCCACGGTATAGACCTGTGAGCAGGCGGCCAAACCTGGATCCTGCCAATCCAACCACGTGGCTGGCCAACGAGGCTTGGAGGCGCTTTCCCATGAAGAAGTCCCAGAATTCCCCCCTGGGGCCTCTCCCTTCAGACTGGTGGGAAAGTTACTTAAAGCGGACTATTTGGTCTCTTCGACATCCCAGGCCAATTTGGAGCCCAGTGACCATCAAGATCACTCCTCCTGACCAGAGAGTGCCCCCTTCCACTTCTCCTGAAGATGTAATTGCCCTTGCAGGACTCCCACCCTCTGAGGAGCTCTCAGATCCATGTTCAAAGGAGACAGTGTTCAGGGCCCTCAGAGAGTGCAAAAAAGGGAAAGGGAGGTTGGAAGAACCACTATTCCCTGAGAGCTTGGACAGTAAGAGAAGGAGTCCAGAGACCAGACCATCCGCATTTAAGCCCCTGATGAAAAGTGGAACCCTCACTTCTTTTGTGCCCAGGCCTGGGCCGCTGAAGAGAAGTCTCCATTCCTGGGGCTCAGATCACAGCTTGACTAAGAGGCCCAGTTGCTCCTCCATGAGCTCCTTGGCCAGCATATACAGAGGTGGCACCCTCAGCTCCAAAAGGAATGCTATTTCCAGCTCTTACAGCTCTTCCAGAAATTTCTCAGACCCTTGGAAGAGAAGTGTTCCCAGTGTATCATTTGAGACACCAGAGTGgccaataaaaaaggaaaaaagttgtcATCGGCCTTACTCTCCAGTCCCACTGGTATCAGATTTTGAGTCCCTAGGAGCATCTGAAAGTTCTGGGCAGCAAAACCAAAAGATTCCACAGCTGCCATCTAGCCCTGAGAACATGGTGTCGGAGATCCCACCTCCCCAGCTTGGTTATGCAGTCTCTGATGAGGACTTGACTTTGGGGAAGAAAGCTGAGCTACAGCGGAGCAACAACGCAAGAGAAGATACAACTGAGGTCACCACAGACCCTGTCCCTGAGACTTGGCTTGCTATTAAGCCTTCCCTATCTCTTACTCTGCCTTCTTCAGGAACAGATCTAACCCAGGGGGCAAATCCTCAGTTGgaaaacttaagaaaaatgcAGGAGTCTCTAGGTCCACTGGCCTCTCTACAGTCCACAGGAGAGGCAACCAGTGTGGCCCATTCTCCTTTGAAGACACCCAGCCTACTGACCCCACCTGGGTGCTCACAGTCAGAGCTCTTTCCAGGCACTTCTCCAGACTCAAAGCCCACAGCTACTTTCATCCTGCTGACCCCCACCTCTCCCACATCACCAGTTACTGACACCACCTGGCAGCCTTCAACCTCTCAGGCTGACAGGTTTCCCATGCCCCCAGACCCATCTGCACCACCCACCATCCAAAGTACTTTGCTTGGAATGGTGAGTAGCCCAACATCCCATCTTTCTGCATCTGCACCTCCTGACGCAACTTCTGCTCACCTCATGTTAAAACCGATTTTGGGGCCGCTGAACAACAGCGAGATTGGAAGCTCCTCATGTTCCAGAATTTCAGTCACAGCTGCAGCATCTTCAATCTCTTCCTTCTCCACAACTCAGGGTACCTTAACTCCTACCTTCAAGCCTATCTTTGGCAGCATAGATCCACTTAAAACTATGCCCATGATAGCTCCTTTCTCCTCCAAGCAGACCCCTCCTCCATTTACTCATGCTTCTATCCATCATTTCCATGGCCTGGTCAAGGCCACCTCTGCGGTCATGTCCACCACCCTAGCCAGCACATCTAAAGACTCTGTTTTTAAGCCACCTTTGGATTTTGGTGTAGTGAATGTTACCAGTGCTGTAGGCAACACTTATTCTGTCCCTTCCACTTGCGACACTTTCCTGCTTGGGACTGCTCAGGCCTTCAGGGGCAACTTCACCCCAGCCACAGGATTCATTTTCCCACCACACCATCATCCTACAATTCCTACTGTGCACACAGTCACCATCTTTACCCAGGTCCTTTCCAGTGCTGTACAGATATCCCCTAGAAGCAGCACTGCTAATTTCAGGGGTATGggcagccctctgcctgcctctgccctaGTATCCACAAACTGGCCTGCATCAACCCCCAGCATCTCCAACCTGACTCCAGCAATCACAAGTCCGTTGGGATCGAGCTCAAGGCCACCTTTCCCACTATCCCAAGGAGCTAATCCCCAGCCTGCATTTGGTGCCACAAATGGACAGAAACAAGGGCCTTCCCAGCCAGCCCTTATGCCAAGTGTCAGtagctcttttctttttgggAGCTCAGCACTGGCATTGCCAACCCCCGTGCCAACTCCAGCTCAGCCAGCCTTCGTTAGTACCACACAGTCAGCCTTGGGGTGTTTGACACCCTCAGCCTCCACCACTCAAACCCCTGCCATCACCTGGTCAGGCATTGGCAGCATTCCAGCAGGTTTTCCCATTAGTCAAGCTAGTACAACTGGGTTTAGAATTGTAATTCAGACCCACCAAAGTGGGGCTTTTGGCTCAGTGTTTGGCAGCAGAGCCCCACAACCTTTCGCTTTCGGGGGATTCGTGACCCCTATGGACTGTGATGAGTCTGGGATCAGAATGACTGGTTCAGACATGAGCTCCACCTCTGGAGCTTTCAGCATTGGAGCATTGCCTAGTGGAACCACTAGCACCATGATCCCCTTTGGAAAAGGCTGGAGCCAGAACACTGAAGGCCTGCCCAGCCATAGCACAGCTTTTGCCTTGGGGAGAGCCAGCATTTCTGCAAGAAAGACTATGGCCCCCATTGCTCAAAGCACCCCAGTCCCTGGACAAGCTAAGGCAGACAGCAGTGTTGGCTTTAGGATGCCTTTTCCACCTGCCCAGGGCTCTGTTGGGAGAGGATCTTTTAGATCATCAGCCTCTTCATTTTCCATTGGCACAAAATCAAAAACCTCAAAGAATTGGAAGCAAGGGCATTCCCGAAGGCATCATGCCTACAAGAAGTAG